The following coding sequences lie in one Acaryochloris sp. CCMEE 5410 genomic window:
- a CDS encoding sodium:proton antiporter, which yields MVDTYLSFLLIIGLLILTVTLGSGWISRLPLSYALIYLMVGVLLGPYGIGILQVKPSTALVERYTEFVVIVSVFGCGMKMNRPLNPANWQVTGRLIGILMPLSIGAIALFSHGLLDLDWGPAILLGAILAPTDPVLASEVQMGHLDDHDELRFGLTSEGGLNDSLAFPFVYFGLYWLQKGYPDDWLQQWVVIDLLWAITAGILMGTIVAQGIYWIDQQLQRHQPADDLMEDLVVLSTILLTYALTEIVNGYGFLAVFVAGMTLRSHYRHEPDKRLAQMTLVEQFEKLLEIITIVLLGSLLIAEPMLQYAGQAGILAGFLLIVIRPLGAWISLLGSCLPVQTHWLFGWFGIRGVGSLYYLTYALNKGVEEFLAKRLTWIVYIVVVTSIVLHGVSTSPLMRWYHHKIESSARPTTE from the coding sequence TTGGTCGATACCTATCTTTCTTTCCTCCTGATTATTGGTTTATTGATCTTGACGGTAACGCTGGGGTCAGGATGGATCTCGCGCTTACCGCTATCCTACGCTTTAATCTATCTGATGGTAGGGGTACTGCTAGGCCCCTATGGCATCGGCATTTTGCAAGTGAAACCCAGCACGGCCCTAGTCGAGCGGTACACCGAGTTTGTGGTAATTGTGTCGGTCTTTGGCTGCGGCATGAAAATGAATCGACCTCTGAATCCAGCCAATTGGCAAGTTACCGGTAGACTGATTGGTATTTTGATGCCTTTGTCTATTGGGGCGATCGCACTCTTCAGCCATGGATTACTTGATCTGGACTGGGGACCGGCCATCCTGCTCGGGGCCATATTAGCCCCAACTGATCCTGTTCTGGCTTCAGAGGTACAGATGGGGCACCTAGATGATCATGATGAGCTGCGGTTTGGCCTGACCTCAGAGGGTGGTTTAAATGATTCCCTAGCTTTCCCCTTTGTTTATTTTGGACTCTACTGGTTGCAAAAAGGATATCCAGACGACTGGCTCCAGCAGTGGGTGGTCATCGATCTGCTATGGGCAATTACTGCTGGTATTCTCATGGGTACTATAGTGGCCCAAGGGATTTATTGGATCGATCAGCAGCTGCAACGTCACCAGCCTGCCGATGATCTCATGGAAGATTTGGTGGTCCTAAGTACCATTTTACTGACCTATGCCCTCACCGAAATTGTTAATGGCTACGGCTTCCTGGCTGTCTTTGTGGCGGGGATGACGCTACGCAGTCACTATCGCCATGAACCGGATAAGCGTCTGGCGCAAATGACGCTGGTTGAGCAGTTCGAAAAACTGCTTGAAATTATTACTATTGTGCTCTTAGGCTCACTTCTGATAGCTGAGCCAATGCTGCAATACGCGGGTCAGGCAGGAATTCTAGCTGGATTCCTGTTGATCGTGATTCGTCCCCTTGGGGCTTGGATCAGTCTGTTAGGGAGTTGTTTACCTGTCCAGACACACTGGCTCTTTGGCTGGTTCGGCATTCGAGGGGTAGGCTCGCTATATTACTTGACCTATGCCTTGAACAAGGGCGTAGAAGAGTTTCTGGCTAAACGATTGACCTGGATAGTCTATATCGTCGTGGTTACATCCATTGTTTTACATGGTGTGAGTACGTCGCCATTGATGCGGTGGTATCATCACAAGATTGAAAGCTCTGCCCGACCAACTACTGAATGA
- a CDS encoding mechanosensitive ion channel family protein has translation MLMFLQTTLLAQSTGNTANKTADKAKEILTQITAGKITRALLIIVAAYLAILISDRLVTWISEHVPRERRLQVKQFLPFMRLMIWVAAITVLIDLFLNINRENLLAITGTVAVALGFAFKDLVSSIIAGVFSLFEAPYRIGDRIQINQHYGEVIGYGLRGLRLKTPEDSVVTIPHSQIWTSAVINTNMGDLEAQVVTEFYFAHEVDTLLVKRILYRVAYTSKYTHLKLPVLVLIEEKSWGTIFKLKCYPLDARHEFVYKTDLITRAKGIFARHPLPYPRLLDIELTQWQSDDKAGFSS, from the coding sequence ATGCTGATGTTCTTGCAAACTACCTTATTGGCTCAATCCACCGGTAATACGGCCAACAAAACTGCGGATAAGGCCAAAGAAATTCTGACTCAGATTACAGCGGGAAAGATCACCAGAGCATTGCTGATCATAGTGGCAGCCTACCTGGCTATTCTGATTAGCGACAGGCTAGTCACTTGGATTTCAGAGCACGTCCCTCGGGAAAGGCGACTTCAGGTCAAACAATTTTTGCCCTTCATGCGCCTCATGATCTGGGTGGCGGCAATCACTGTACTGATCGATTTGTTTTTAAATATTAACCGAGAGAATTTGTTGGCGATTACGGGTACGGTTGCCGTAGCCTTGGGATTTGCCTTCAAGGATTTAGTAAGCTCCATTATTGCGGGTGTGTTCAGTCTATTTGAAGCCCCCTACCGCATTGGCGATCGTATACAAATAAATCAACACTACGGGGAGGTGATTGGCTATGGCCTGCGGGGGCTTCGCCTAAAAACCCCAGAGGATAGTGTCGTCACAATTCCCCACAGCCAAATTTGGACGAGTGCCGTCATCAATACGAATATGGGTGATTTAGAAGCCCAGGTGGTTACAGAGTTCTATTTTGCGCATGAGGTCGATACATTGCTGGTCAAGCGAATTCTTTACCGGGTGGCCTATACCAGCAAGTACACCCATCTGAAACTACCCGTTCTGGTGTTGATAGAAGAGAAATCCTGGGGAACCATATTTAAGCTCAAGTGCTATCCCCTAGATGCTCGTCATGAATTTGTCTATAAAACTGATCTGATCACCCGCGCCAAGGGAATTTTTGCTCGCCACCCGCTTCCCTATCCCCGACTCCTGGATATTGAACTAACTCAGTGGCAATCGGATGATAAAGCTGGCTTTTCGTCGTAA
- a CDS encoding helix-turn-helix transcriptional regulator yields the protein MVHPLQRFQTWFLEKRQVFFDWFSSDQSKHQEPENSLSELPPPLLEKLIATLQKLPSHPASQDAIHSALDQALEQWRSHPLPANNSIVILSSPVTAVSRLLTDCSEHWATQQQIPIRLLEWIGRPDASATIQTKLQQQLGRGLSPTASGQLEVVVIPNLSWCFLRSVDGLTGIDYLQDMLLPDASRFWVLGSGQVAWQYLKAVCHLEAYCGETLFLPKLKGEQLQNWLRGIVSQFDLQFDQFGNNASQQKEDANPETHYFEQLAAVSKGVSTVAIQVFLRSISYESRSEKSEAVGILKGRTPTLPNLPDTDEDDDYLLYSLLLHDGITLAGLAESLGDEPSTLKYQIQELRQAGLIEQHDQMLRINPIHYPHLKRKLAVNNFAIDSPE from the coding sequence ATGGTTCATCCCTTACAACGGTTTCAGACTTGGTTTCTAGAAAAACGTCAGGTTTTTTTTGACTGGTTTTCTAGCGATCAAAGCAAACATCAAGAACCTGAGAACTCGCTATCTGAGCTACCACCGCCGCTGCTAGAAAAATTGATTGCAACTCTACAGAAGCTGCCCAGTCATCCAGCTAGCCAAGACGCTATCCACTCTGCCCTAGATCAGGCCCTAGAGCAGTGGCGCTCTCACCCTCTTCCCGCCAATAACTCTATTGTTATTCTCAGTAGCCCAGTGACGGCGGTGTCTCGACTCTTAACAGACTGTTCGGAGCATTGGGCGACCCAGCAACAGATTCCCATCCGCCTGTTAGAGTGGATCGGGCGACCCGACGCATCTGCCACAATTCAAACCAAACTACAGCAACAGTTGGGCCGAGGTCTGAGCCCAACTGCCTCTGGACAGCTTGAGGTCGTTGTCATTCCCAACCTCAGCTGGTGTTTTCTCCGCAGCGTGGATGGTCTGACTGGTATTGATTATCTTCAGGATATGCTGCTGCCAGATGCTTCCCGATTTTGGGTACTCGGTTCCGGCCAGGTGGCATGGCAGTATCTCAAAGCCGTCTGCCACCTGGAGGCTTACTGCGGTGAGACACTGTTTCTACCGAAGCTCAAGGGAGAGCAGTTACAGAACTGGTTGAGGGGAATCGTGTCTCAGTTTGATCTGCAATTTGATCAGTTTGGCAACAACGCTTCCCAACAGAAAGAGGATGCTAATCCCGAAACCCACTATTTTGAGCAACTGGCCGCCGTCTCAAAGGGTGTCAGTACAGTGGCCATCCAGGTATTTCTGCGTTCGATCTCTTACGAGTCACGCTCAGAAAAATCAGAAGCAGTTGGAATCCTCAAGGGCCGAACACCCACTTTACCTAACTTGCCAGATACAGATGAAGACGACGACTATCTGCTTTATTCCCTACTTCTCCATGATGGGATTACGTTAGCTGGCTTGGCGGAAAGCTTGGGAGATGAGCCCTCGACCCTGAAATATCAAATTCAGGAATTGCGTCAGGCTGGCTTAATTGAGCAGCATGACCAGATGCTAAGGATTAACCCAATTCACTATCCCCATCTAAAGCGCAAGCTAGCCGTTAATAATTTTGCGATTGATTCACCAGAGTAA
- a CDS encoding transposase: MRQLRWPQGVDCYDCQSTDIVKRGFNETQPLRQRYQCKACKKRFDDLSDTIFAGHHQPLQTWIVCLYFMGLNLPNHQIAKELDLNKDDVQDMTSQLRHGSVAKKPVVTLQREVECDEAYVIAGHKGQPEAIKKKRESDVVVGYKRNPAEAQSTTPLQADGVWNTICSQTVDFDCNPISSLQAAGNLPLLD; this comes from the coding sequence CTGCGTCAACTTCGATGGCCTCAAGGTGTCGATTGCTATGATTGCCAGTCCACAGATATCGTTAAGCGCGGCTTTAATGAAACTCAACCATTGCGTCAACGCTATCAGTGTAAGGCTTGTAAAAAGCGCTTCGACGACTTGAGTGATACGATTTTCGCTGGACATCACCAGCCCCTGCAAACTTGGATTGTATGCTTGTACTTCATGGGATTGAACCTGCCCAATCACCAAATCGCTAAAGAACTTGACCTCAATAAAGATGATGTTCAGGATATGACATCTCAATTACGTCATGGCAGTGTTGCTAAAAAGCCTGTCGTCACCTTGCAAAGAGAAGTTGAGTGTGATGAAGCCTATGTTATTGCTGGCCATAAAGGACAGCCAGAAGCGATCAAAAAAAAGAGAGAAAGTGACGTGGTCGTCGGCTATAAACGAAATCCGGCAGAGGCACAATCAACTACCCCGCTGCAAGCAGACGGGGTATGGAATACAATTTGCTCCCAAACCGTAGATTTTGATTGCAATCCCATTTCTTCGCTGCAAGCAGCGGGGAATCTACCCCTACTAGATTGA
- a CDS encoding DUF2949 domain-containing protein, with translation MTRIRDYHTQSLKGIGQSIGHYLKTIEAFDSFVCQFLLDFMSSRFQQQFIDYLQTDLGVSDNAIDLALRSQNPSRGQLHIVLWQHGLLDLEQLGQAFEWRMSKRVQNSTKVLTS, from the coding sequence TTGACTAGAATTCGAGACTATCACACACAGTCACTCAAGGGTATTGGTCAGAGTATCGGCCACTATCTCAAGACCATAGAGGCATTTGATAGCTTTGTTTGCCAGTTTTTGCTTGATTTTATGAGTTCTCGTTTCCAACAACAATTTATTGATTATCTCCAAACTGATTTAGGGGTTTCAGACAACGCTATAGACCTAGCCCTGCGAAGCCAAAACCCTTCACGGGGGCAGCTTCATATAGTCTTGTGGCAACATGGTTTGCTTGACCTTGAGCAGTTAGGACAGGCGTTCGAGTGGCGAATGAGTAAGCGGGTGCAGAATAGTACTAAGGTTTTAACTTCTTAA
- a CDS encoding transposase, whose translation MPQTKSHKWIPTFLTLEQFETFVLPHLHIGTRGPQPKLSLHAIFNYILKLLHLGCQWSELPIEKDKNGRPEIHHSSTYRAFRRYETHGSFEDIFKASVSMLNEKGKLDTSVIHGDGTTTAAKKGGDNLGFSGHKHMKGDKVVAFCDRNCNIISPFITAPGNRNESTLFKTALSKVMSTARTVGIDLAQTIVSLDGAYDSRENRKAIFNRRMVPNINVNLRGRQTPKPGPKRLFDSSIFQERFNTIERVFAWEDKFKRLLLRFERISKLHYALKSLAYTIINLRHFCQG comes from the coding sequence ATGCCTCAAACTAAGTCCCATAAATGGATTCCAACATTCTTAACCCTTGAGCAGTTTGAGACATTTGTCTTACCCCATTTGCACATCGGCACTCGTGGACCTCAACCAAAGCTCTCTTTGCATGCCATCTTCAACTACATTTTGAAGTTGCTGCACTTGGGATGTCAGTGGAGTGAGCTACCCATTGAAAAGGATAAAAATGGGCGACCAGAAATTCACCACTCTAGTACTTATCGAGCCTTTCGACGCTATGAAACCCATGGGAGTTTTGAAGACATTTTCAAGGCGTCAGTCTCAATGCTTAATGAAAAAGGAAAGTTGGATACCAGTGTTATTCACGGGGATGGGACGACCACTGCAGCCAAAAAAGGGGGCGACAATCTGGGATTCAGTGGACACAAGCATATGAAGGGTGACAAAGTGGTTGCTTTCTGTGATCGCAACTGTAATATCATCTCGCCATTTATAACCGCCCCAGGTAACCGGAATGAGTCAACGCTGTTTAAGACTGCATTGTCGAAGGTGATGAGTACCGCCCGAACAGTCGGCATAGACTTGGCTCAGACTATCGTCAGTTTGGATGGTGCTTACGACAGTCGTGAGAATCGCAAGGCCATTTTCAATCGAAGGATGGTGCCGAATATCAATGTAAATCTACGTGGGAGACAGACGCCAAAGCCAGGTCCAAAAAGACTGTTCGATTCATCCATCTTTCAAGAGAGATTCAATACCATTGAGCGAGTCTTTGCCTGGGAGGATAAATTCAAGCGCTTGCTTCTGCGATTTGAGCGAATCAGCAAACTGCACTATGCCTTGAAAAGCTTGGCATACACGATAATCAATCTCCGGCATTTTTGCCAAGGTTAG
- a CDS encoding IS1096 element passenger TnpR family protein → MSRFSQISDIPPVRLIEFGKEKSEESTAPVKPAVVNLRSQRIEQFLTLKNLAANTRRNYERHLLQFSLWVNKDWHQITMNDLKRYKTYLESGWQLKQGSVGAVLTALKSFFTWLEKAGYIEDNPGAAISIPVTPETEGKNLELFQVEALFEALEGRKTERRDRAILCLMVYAGLRAEEISLLNAGDYNGVEITIRQAKHGSVGRVPVDEQTDAALRANLRVRMTDYEGKITAEDPMFVSTSHRNKGQRLGYEGIYKLVKALAQDAGWPDIHPHKGRHTYASQLIENGMDAYLAMTLMRQRSVKAFEVYSQKVRYKTAKGVFFEGKGEVERQPMSLEELVAFGGVPHNDAIRSEALEPDILPPIQAVDLPSNVVQVGLTLEVSGRKKGKVRREIEERVLSPYQMVKLKPRGNEYELTVLVEEDEDLSAILAQMKWEMQVLGELDECSVKVKLRPEKELNGLAPENGVAADKPEGIELEAVIKEPSDWPKITAAGMPSAVSSVYQLKITLMGVRPQVWRRFQVPEIMTLAQLHFVIQAVMGWEGYHLHQFSDSEDEAMTLAELIEDDLFSFGYLYDFGDMWQHEIKVEKRLASKPGKDYPVCLAGKRACPPEDCGGDWGYAHLLRVLKNPRHSQYEERMEWVGSDFDPKAFDQEEVNQVLRELEDEIVGYDN, encoded by the coding sequence ATGTCGCGTTTCTCTCAAATTTCCGACATCCCTCCCGTACGTCTTATTGAGTTTGGCAAGGAGAAATCGGAAGAGAGCACGGCCCCTGTGAAGCCAGCGGTGGTGAATCTGCGATCGCAACGCATCGAACAGTTCCTCACCCTGAAGAATTTGGCGGCCAACACCCGTCGTAATTATGAACGACATTTACTACAGTTCAGTCTGTGGGTGAACAAGGACTGGCACCAGATTACCATGAATGATTTGAAACGCTACAAGACTTATCTGGAGTCGGGTTGGCAGTTGAAGCAAGGCTCAGTGGGGGCAGTGTTGACGGCCCTTAAAAGCTTCTTTACCTGGCTCGAAAAAGCAGGATATATCGAGGACAATCCCGGTGCGGCCATCAGTATTCCGGTGACCCCGGAGACGGAGGGGAAAAACCTGGAACTATTCCAGGTGGAAGCATTGTTTGAAGCATTGGAAGGGCGAAAAACGGAGAGACGAGATCGGGCGATTCTGTGTTTGATGGTCTATGCCGGGTTGCGGGCAGAGGAAATCTCTCTGCTTAATGCAGGAGATTATAACGGGGTGGAAATCACCATTCGTCAGGCTAAGCATGGGTCCGTGGGTCGAGTGCCCGTGGATGAACAGACGGATGCAGCGCTGCGGGCTAATCTCCGAGTTCGGATGACGGACTATGAGGGGAAAATAACGGCTGAAGATCCGATGTTTGTCTCCACAAGTCATCGAAATAAGGGGCAGCGGTTGGGGTATGAGGGCATCTATAAGCTGGTCAAGGCTTTGGCCCAGGATGCTGGCTGGCCGGACATCCATCCTCACAAAGGACGGCATACCTATGCCAGTCAGTTGATTGAGAATGGCATGGATGCGTACCTGGCGATGACCTTGATGCGGCAGCGATCTGTGAAGGCGTTTGAGGTCTATTCCCAGAAAGTGCGGTATAAAACGGCCAAAGGGGTTTTCTTTGAAGGGAAAGGGGAAGTGGAACGACAACCGATGTCATTGGAGGAACTGGTGGCGTTTGGCGGTGTGCCTCATAATGATGCGATTCGGTCAGAGGCTTTAGAGCCTGATATTCTGCCCCCGATCCAAGCAGTGGATCTGCCCTCAAATGTTGTCCAAGTAGGACTTACCCTTGAGGTTTCAGGACGGAAGAAGGGCAAAGTTAGACGGGAGATCGAGGAGCGGGTGTTGAGTCCCTATCAGATGGTCAAACTGAAGCCACGGGGGAACGAGTACGAGCTGACGGTTTTGGTTGAGGAAGATGAAGACTTGTCAGCAATCCTCGCTCAGATGAAGTGGGAGATGCAGGTTCTGGGTGAGTTGGATGAATGCTCGGTGAAAGTGAAGCTAAGGCCAGAAAAAGAGTTGAATGGATTAGCTCCAGAGAATGGAGTGGCCGCCGACAAGCCGGAAGGTATAGAGCTGGAGGCTGTCATCAAAGAACCTTCGGACTGGCCTAAGATTACTGCGGCGGGGATGCCATCTGCGGTGTCTAGTGTTTATCAACTGAAAATCACGCTGATGGGCGTCCGGCCCCAAGTCTGGCGTCGCTTTCAAGTTCCTGAAATAATGACGCTGGCCCAACTTCATTTCGTGATTCAAGCCGTGATGGGCTGGGAAGGCTACCATCTGCACCAGTTCTCGGATAGCGAAGATGAGGCCATGACGTTAGCAGAGCTGATTGAGGACGATTTATTCTCATTCGGATACCTATATGACTTCGGGGATATGTGGCAACACGAAATCAAGGTGGAGAAAAGGTTAGCGAGTAAACCTGGAAAAGACTATCCCGTTTGTTTGGCTGGGAAGCGGGCCTGCCCACCGGAAGACTGTGGTGGAGACTGGGGGTATGCTCATCTGCTGAGGGTACTGAAGAACCCCCGACATTCACAGTATGAGGAAAGAATGGAATGGGTTGGGAGTGATTTTGACCCAAAAGCGTTTGATCAGGAGGAGGTGAATCAAGTTCTGAGGGAGCTTGAGGATGAGATAGTGGGGTACGACAATTAA
- a CDS encoding AAA family ATPase has translation MKTISLLSQKGGAGKTLLSVNLASYAASQGETVAIIDIDGQASSCVWHDEREDTEELPEISVISSQPKRLPNVLKAAKKGGATFVVIDTSPNSEGATLEAAKNSDFGLIPCRAALADIKAIKSTVDLIKIANIPAGIVINACKTKGLAYDAQTALGVYGLPIADVVIGDRTPFNHAFTSGLGICEYEPKSKAANEIRLLYQWMSSK, from the coding sequence ATGAAGACAATATCTTTACTCTCACAAAAAGGTGGGGCAGGTAAGACGCTGTTATCAGTAAATTTGGCATCTTACGCAGCGAGCCAAGGGGAGACGGTTGCAATTATAGATATAGATGGTCAAGCCTCATCATGTGTATGGCATGACGAGAGGGAGGACACTGAGGAGTTGCCTGAAATATCAGTGATTAGCTCTCAGCCAAAGAGGTTACCGAATGTACTCAAAGCAGCTAAGAAAGGAGGGGCTACGTTCGTTGTAATTGATACGAGTCCTAATTCAGAGGGTGCAACTTTAGAGGCTGCAAAGAATTCTGATTTTGGATTAATTCCATGCCGAGCTGCACTAGCTGATATCAAAGCTATTAAGAGCACTGTTGATCTGATCAAAATAGCCAATATTCCTGCTGGGATAGTGATTAATGCTTGCAAGACCAAGGGTTTAGCATATGACGCCCAAACAGCTCTGGGAGTTTATGGCTTACCTATCGCCGATGTGGTAATTGGCGATCGCACCCCCTTTAATCATGCTTTTACCAGTGGACTGGGTATTTGTGAATATGAGCCAAAGTCAAAAGCCGCTAACGAAATAAGATTGCTTTACCAATGGATGTCATCAAAATAA
- a CDS encoding ribbon-helix-helix domain-containing protein yields MPTKKKSLTSSMQAAAGNDTNLPEETAEQKSESQPKLSTSRAPVREGTRAIGGHFAPEVLKQLKLIALENDTTNQKLLGEALNLLFANYGKPPIA; encoded by the coding sequence ATGCCTACTAAAAAGAAATCTCTGACAAGCTCAATGCAAGCTGCAGCAGGTAACGACACTAACTTGCCAGAAGAAACTGCCGAGCAAAAGTCCGAATCACAACCCAAGCTCTCAACAAGTAGGGCACCTGTGAGAGAGGGGACTCGTGCCATTGGAGGGCACTTTGCACCGGAAGTTCTGAAACAGCTCAAGCTGATTGCATTGGAAAATGATACGACAAACCAAAAGCTACTGGGTGAAGCGCTTAATTTACTTTTTGCGAACTATGGAAAACCGCCTATCGCATAG